The Acidimicrobiales bacterium genome contains the following window.
CCGAGGCGGAGGGCAGGACGTTCGAGGAGGCGACCGAGGCGCTGTTGGGTGAGAAGCAACCCAGCGCGGCCTTCGTCACGCCCGAGCAACTCGGCGACGTTCTCGTGTTCTTGTGCTCCGACGCCGCTAGCCAGGTGCGGGGAGCGGCGTGGACGGTCGACGGGGGCTGGTGCGCCCAGTAGTCACCATGTCGTTGGCTGCGATGAACGAGCGGACGACGGGGTAGATCTGGTTCTTCCACCGGCGGCCACTGAACACGCCGTAGTGGCCCACCCCCGCCTGGAGGTGGTGGGCCCGGCGGGTGGAGGGGACGGCGGTGCACAGGTCGTGCGCGGCGGCGGTCTGGCCGATGGCGCATATGTCGTCGCGCTCGCCCTCGATCGTCAACAGAGCGGTGCGGCCGATGGCGCCGGGGTCGACCGGTTCGCCGTGGTGGGTCATCTCGCCCCGCGCGAGGTCGTGGGTCTGGAAGACCCGGCTCACCGTCTCGAGGTAGAACTCGGCCGTCATGTCGAGCACCGCGAAGTACTCGGCGTAGAACTCCTGCACCGAGGAGGCTGCGTCCTCGTCGCCCTCGACGAGGCGGTGGTAGAGGTCGATGTGGGACTCGAGGTGGCGGCGCGGGTTCATGGCCAGGAATCCGGCGACCTGCATGAAGCCGGGGTACACGCGTCGGTTGGCGCCATCGTGTCCCCACGGCACCCGGGCGATCAGGTTGCGCTCGAACCACCTCAGGGAGCGTGATGTCGCCAGCTCGTTCACGGAGGTCGGGTTGATCCGCGTGTCCACCGGGCCCGCCATCAGCGTCAGCGACGGTGGCGTGGCCGGGTCACCGTCGGCTGCGAGGACGGCGTTCGCCACCAGAGCCGGGACACAGGACTGACAGACCGCGTGCAGGTGCGTGCCCGGTCCGATGTGGCGGAGGAATCCGATCACATGGTCGGTGTACTCGTCGAGGCCGAAGCGGCCGTCGCCGACGGGGACCTCGCGGGCATTGCGCCAGTCGGTGACGTAGACGTCGTGGTCGCCGGACATGACCTCGACCGTGTTGCGGATGAGCGTGGCGAAGTGGCCCGACAGGGGAGCGAGGACCAGAACGGACGGGCGGGGGACGTCGCCAGCGGACTGTTCCGGCACGAAGCGGACCAGGTCGGCGAACGGGGTCGAAGCCACGACGTCCTCGCGTAGACCGGCGATCGCGAAAGGGGGACGACGGTGGGTCAGGCGTAGGCCCGACAGCGTCTGGTGACCCGCGGCGAAGCGGCGCATCGGGGGATAGCTCCCGTAGACCCGGCCGGGGAGTCCCAGCCGGGCGAACGGCTCGAGGGCCGAGAGGTTGAATCTGGTCAGTCCCGCAACCGACTCGAAGGTCTGATACGCAAGCACGAACCTGCGACATTACCCACCTCAGGTGTCAGGTCACGAACCCTCGTGTGGTGAAATGTGGCATGCCCCCCGCGGTCCTGACCATCAACAGTGCGAACTACGGAGCCTGGTCGTTGCGTGGCTGGCTGCTGTGCAGGTTCGCCGGCCTCGACGTCGAGGTCGAGCACGTGCCCGGCGACGACGAGGATTCCCGCGCGGAGCTGACGATGCTGTCGCCTTCGTTCCTGGTGCCGCGGCTCGACCACGACGGCGCGCGGGTGTGGGGGGTGCTCGCAATGGCGGAGTACATCAACGAGGTGTGCGTCGGGTCCCCGCTCCTGCCCGAGGACCGCATCGCCCGGGCCCACTGCCGCTCCGTATGCAGCGAACTCGTCTCGGGTTTCACGGACCTCGTGACCGCCCTGCCCATGAACGTCCGGGCACGCCACACGGCATTTCCTCTCTGGAAGGGCGCCCGGGCCGACATCGACCGGATCACCGAGATCTGGACGAGCTGCCTCGAGACCTATGGCGGTCCGTTCCTCTTCGGCACGAGCCCGACCATGGCCGACGCGATCTTCGCCCCGGAGTGCACCCGCCTGGCCACCTACGACGTGAGCGTCGCGCCTGAGTGCGCCGGCTACATCTCGACCGTTCTCGGGACAGCGGAGATGGATGAGTGGGTGGCGATGGCCAGAGACGAGCCCGTCGAGTTCGACGAACTCGAGGTCGAGTTCTGAGGTGACATCGCCGGCCCGGCCCGGCTGTTCAGGCCGGTCCGGTGTAGCGGACCACCGGACGGAATCGCAGCGGCTCCTCGGTCAGCTCCTCGAGCATGTGGGCGATCCAGCCGGCGCTGCGCGCCAGCGCGAACACGGCGCCGGGAGCGTCGGGTCGCCATTCGAACAACTCTGCGGTCACCGCGAGGGCCACGTCGACGTTGGGATGTGTCGCCGAGAGGTCCCGGAGGGCGGCGTACACGGCCGCCACGACCTGCGACCGTTCATCGTCGGGGGCCGCTGCCAGAGCCGCGTCCGCGAGAAGGGCGACCCGCGGGTCACCTTCGGGATAGAGCCGGTGACCGAGGCCCCGCCCGTCGCGTACGAGTGCCCCCGCCGTGACCGCGGGCGACGACGCGTCGGCACCGACGAACGCACCACGGACCTCACGTGCTGCGGACCCGTGCAGGGTTCCCCCCATCGGGCCGAGTCCGGCGAGTACGCACGAGTACGGGTCCGCACGCGTCGATGCCGCCACGCGGACGGCGAGGGTGGATGCGGCGAGCTCGTGGTCGGCGAGTA
Protein-coding sequences here:
- a CDS encoding glutathione S-transferase, producing MPPAVLTINSANYGAWSLRGWLLCRFAGLDVEVEHVPGDDEDSRAELTMLSPSFLVPRLDHDGARVWGVLAMAEYINEVCVGSPLLPEDRIARAHCRSVCSELVSGFTDLVTALPMNVRARHTAFPLWKGARADIDRITEIWTSCLETYGGPFLFGTSPTMADAIFAPECTRLATYDVSVAPECAGYISTVLGTAEMDEWVAMARDEPVEFDELEVEF
- the phaZ gene encoding polyhydroxyalkanoate depolymerase; protein product: MLAYQTFESVAGLTRFNLSALEPFARLGLPGRVYGSYPPMRRFAAGHQTLSGLRLTHRRPPFAIAGLREDVVASTPFADLVRFVPEQSAGDVPRPSVLVLAPLSGHFATLIRNTVEVMSGDHDVYVTDWRNAREVPVGDGRFGLDEYTDHVIGFLRHIGPGTHLHAVCQSCVPALVANAVLAADGDPATPPSLTLMAGPVDTRINPTSVNELATSRSLRWFERNLIARVPWGHDGANRRVYPGFMQVAGFLAMNPRRHLESHIDLYHRLVEGDEDAASSVQEFYAEYFAVLDMTAEFYLETVSRVFQTHDLARGEMTHHGEPVDPGAIGRTALLTIEGERDDICAIGQTAAAHDLCTAVPSTRRAHHLQAGVGHYGVFSGRRWKNQIYPVVRSFIAANDMVTTGRTSPRRPSTPLPAPG